One Cucurbita pepo subsp. pepo cultivar mu-cu-16 chromosome LG11, ASM280686v2, whole genome shotgun sequence DNA window includes the following coding sequences:
- the LOC111805515 gene encoding ER membrane protein complex subunit 1-like translates to MNLECLSSISDSHAPSFTLAFNYSSIQIVKSYRSDPSIAGVSIWRHVLGPNDSIDGIEFVLRKYVVSLSSEGNSLRAWNLPDGQMVWESFLQGTNPSKSLLLVPSDVFSESGSFHQKEFEANQEPVILVFGRSCVHAVSSLNGEVIWNIDLTENRVEIQKIIQPHDSDIIYAVGFSSPTQFDQFQININSGESLKHHTATFSGAFSGELVSVSDDVLVTFYATRSNLAIINLKNGEVRIIKSPIAHLVGEFSGLIEIVPSKLSGLLAVKVNSILALVPVKDEGEVEMVDKIHGQATLSDALLVSESQRAAALVQHEGSHMHLSVKLIDDWSSNFIEENILIDDQRGSVQMVFLNSYIRTDGSHGFRALIVMEDHFLLLVQQGEIVWSREDGLASIIYVVTSELPVENKGVFIAKVENNLMEWLQVCKLFQNFMS, encoded by the exons AGACATGTCCTTGGCCCAAATGATTCCATTGATGGAATTGAGTTTGTTCTTAGAAAAT ATGTTGTTTCTCTTTCATCCGAGGGGAATTCTTTAAGAGCGTGGAACCTTCCTGATGGTCAGATGGTGTGGGAATCTTTTCTTCAGGGCACCAATCCATCAAAGTCACTTCTATTGGTTCCA AGTGATGTATTTTCTGAATCTGGTTCCTTTCATCAAA AAGAGTTTGAAGCCAACCAGGAGCCTGTGATTCTAGTTTTTGGTAGAAGTTGTGTGCATGCTGTCTCTTCCCTGAACGGTGAGGTTATTTGGAATATCGACTTAACAGAGAACAG GgtagaaattcaaaaaatcaTTCAGCCTCATGACAGTGATATCATTTATGCTGTGGGATTTTCAAGTCCAACCCAATTTgatcaatttcaaataaatattaatagtgGAGAGTCGCTGAAGCACCATACGGCAACATTTTCTGGTGCCTTTTCTGGAGAATTAGTATCAGTTTCTGATGACGTGCTAGTCACATTTTACGCCACTAGGTCAAATCTAGCTATAATAAACCTTAAGAATGGGGAAGTTAGGATTATAAAGTCACCTATTGCACATCTCGTCGGTGAATTTTCTGGGTTAATTGAAATAGTGCCTTCAAAGCTTTCAGGATTACTTGCTGTTAAAGTTAATTCTATTTTAGCATTAGTTCCAGTAAAAGATGAAGGTGAGGTGGAGATGGTAGATAAAATTCACGGTCAGGCAACTCTAAGTGATGCTCTCTTAGTTTCAGAGAGTCAGCGTGCAGCTGCCTTAGTTCAGCATGAGGGAAGTCATATGCATCTCAGTGTAAAGCTTATTGATGACTGGAGCAGTAATTTTATtgaggaaaatatattaattgatgACCAAAGAGGATCCGTACAGATGGTTTTTCTAAACTCTTACATTCGGACAGATGGGTCTCATGGTTTCAGGGCTCTGATTGTCATGGAAGACCATTTCCTGTTGTTAGTACAACAAGGTGAAATTGTCTGGAGCAGGGAAGATGGCCTTGCCTCTATCATATATGTAGTGACATCTGAACTGCCTGTTGAAAACAAAGGCGTTTTTATAGCAAAAGTGGAGAACAATCTCATGGAATGGCTACAGGTATGCAAACTCTTTCAAAACTTTATGagttaa
- the LOC111805108 gene encoding cytochrome P450 CYP73A100-like → MASTALLSLSTMLIVSLVTKFIFPMSPIALGVTIFLAPLLTYIISSMAFSSKLPPGPLSLPIFGNWLQVGNDLNHRLLASLCNTFGSIFLLKLGSKNLVVVSDAELASQVLHAQGVEFGSRPRNVVFDIFTGNGQDMVFTVYGDHWRKMRRIMTLPFFTNKVVHNYSGMWEDEMDSVVRDLRSNKKFQSEGIVIRKRLQLMLYNIMYRMMFDAKFESQDDPLFIEATRFNSERSRLAQSFEYNYGDFIPLLRPFLRGYLNKCRDLQGRRLDFFNKNYVEKRRKIMAANGDKHKISCAMDHIIDAQLKGEISEENVIYIVENINVAAIETTLWSMEWAIAELVNHPDIQHKIREELKNVLKGKEVSESKLHELPYLQATVKETLRLHTPIPLLVPHMNLEEAKLGGYTIPKESKVVVNAWWLANNPEWWKNPEEFRPERFFEEESGTEAVAAGKVDYRFLPFGVGRRSCPGIVLAMPILGLILAKLVSNFEMKPPSGMEKVDVTEKGGQFSLHIANHSTVVFNPIMA, encoded by the exons aTGGCTTCCACTGccctcctttctctctctacaatgCTCATTGTTTCTCTAGTTACCAAGTTCATATTCCCCATGTCCCCAATTGCTCTTGGTGTCACCATCTTCCTTGCTCCTCTTCTTACTTACATCATCTCTTCCATGGCCTTCTCCTCCAAGCTTCCTCCTGGCCCTCTCTCCCTTCCCATCTTTGGCAATTGGCTCCAAGTTGGCAACGACCTCAACCATCGCCTTCTCGCTTCCTTGTGCAACACATTCGGCTCCATATTCCTCTTGAAGCTGGGCTCCAAGAACCTCGTTGTCGTGTCGGATGCCGAGCTTGCTAGCCAAGTTCTCCACGCTCAGGGCGTTGAGTTTGGCTCTCGTCCTCGAAACGTCGTGTTCGATATCTTCACTGGAAATGGTCAGGATATGGTGTTTACTGTTTATGGTGACCATTGGCGTAAGATGCGTAGAATCATGACGTTGCCGTTCTTCACGAACAAGGTGGTGCATAACTATAGTGGCATGTGGGAGGATGAGATGGACTCTGTGGTTCGTGATTTAAGGAGTAACAAGAAGTTTCAATCCGAGGGGATAGTTATTAGAAAGCGTTTGCAGTTGATGTTGTACAATATCATGTATAGAATGATGTTTGATGCGAAGTTTGAATCCCAAGACGATCCTTTGTTCATTGAAGCGACTCGATTCAACTCGGAAAGGAGTCGGTTGGCGCAGAGCTTTGAGTACAACTATGGAGATTTCATTCCTTTGCTTAGACCCTTCTTGCGAGGCTATTTGAACAAGTGCAGGGATTTGCAGGGTAGGAGGTTGGACTTTTTCAACAAGAACTACGTCGAGAAGCGAag GAAGATAATGGCTGCCAATGGAGATAAGCACAAGATAAGTTGTGCGATGGATCATATCATAGACGCTCAGTTGAAAGGTGAGATAAGTGAAGAGAACGTGATTTACATCGTAGAGAACATCAACGTGGCAGCGATAGAAACGACATTGTGGTCGATGGAATGGGCAATAGCGGAGTTGGTGAATCATCCAGACATCCAACACAAGATTCGGGAGGAGCTAAAGAATGTCCTAAAGGGAAAGGAAGTGAGTGAATCGAAGCTTCATGAGCTGCCATACTTGCAAGCAACGGTGAAAGAGACGCTGAGGTTGCACACTCCAATACCGTTGTTGGTGCCACATATGAACTTGGAAGAAGCAAAGCTGGGAGGGTACACCATCCCAAAGGAGTCGAAGGTGGTGGTGAATGCATGGTGGCTGGCAAACAACCCGGAGTGGTGGAAGAATCCAGAAGAGTTCAGGCCAGAGAGGTTCTTTGAGGAAGAAAGTGGGACGGAAGCTGTTGCTGCAGGGAAGGTGGATTATCGGTTCTTACCATTTGGAGTTGGAAGGAGGAGTTGCCCTGGAATTGTGTTGGCAATGCCAATCTTAGGGCTCATCCTTGCCAAATTGGTATCAAACTTTGAAATGAAGCCTCCAAGTGGGATGGAGAAGGTCGATGTGACCGAGAAAGGAGGACAGTTTAGTCTGCACATCGCCAACCACTCCACAGTTGTTTTTAACCCAATAATGGCTTAA